A single window of Liolophura sinensis isolate JHLJ2023 chromosome 6, CUHK_Ljap_v2, whole genome shotgun sequence DNA harbors:
- the LOC135468674 gene encoding homeobox protein Nkx-2.1-like — protein MSLSPKHTTPFSVTDILSPIEETYKKTTIEAAIPPLATAYRNPQHHPQMGSMSSMSVPVTNPYHNYVPQLSHHTPSFPSQYCNGSELSHYGDPVRHSTTSWYGANTDPRFASYAAVSRLMGPSSCAMNPMGTSMNHVSMSLSGMDQAKMHGMQFPLTQRRKRRVLFSQAQVYELERRFKQQKYLSAPEREHLASMINLTPTQVKIWFQNHRYKCKRQQKDKEKMDTSHSSSGSSTQSSQQSQQQSQQQQQSQSQQNGSLQPSPRRVAVPVLVKDGKPCTGSGGSEGQSGSAPPAHHQSNSQVQQQNSASLHQQTHVSQGSSQSHHGSSSRSLHQVNSLNSSGVLGTHVTNSATQNSLNNHGLTAASLGYTAVSVNGSGMASSPYLLNGRTW, from the exons ATGTCTCTCAGTCCCAAGCACACTACACCGTTTTCCGTGACCGACATCCTCAGTCCCATCGAAGAAACTTACAAGAAGACTACGATAGAGGCAGCCATCCCACCCTTGGCCACGGCCTACCGTAACCCCCAGCATCACCCCCAGATGGGCAGTATGAGCAGCATGAGTGTCCCCGTTACCAACCCTTATCACAACTACGTCCCACAGTTATCTCATCATACTCCAAGTTTCCCGTCTCAGTATTGCAATGGATCAGAACTTTCTCATTACGGCGACCCAGTGCGTCACTCTACCACTAGTTGGTATGGAGCGAACACCGATCCCCGATTTGCCA GCTATGCTGCGGTTTCCCGTTTGATGGGTCCCAGCTCGTGCGCCATGAACCCTATGGGGACCAGCATGAACCACGTGAGCATGTCTCTCAGTGGCATGGACCAAGCAAAGATGCACGGGATGCAGTTCCCCCTCACCCAAAGGAGGAAACGACGGGTGTTGTTTTCACAAGCTCAGGTGTACGAACTAGAACGGAGATTCaagcagcaaaaatacctctcGGCACCGGAGAGAGAACACCTGGCTAGCATGATTAACCTCACTCCGACACAGGTGAAAATCTGGTTTCAGAACCACAGGTATAAGTGTAAGCGCCAGCAGAAGGACAAGGAAAAGATGGACACAAGTCACTCTTCTAGCGGCTCCAGTACCCAAAGCAGCCAGCAGTCGCAGCAGcaaagtcaacaacaacaacaaagtcagAGTCAGCAAAATGGATCGCTACAACCCTCACCAAGACGGGTGGCCGTACCGGTGCTGGTGAAGGACGGGAAACCGTGTACGGGATCCGGGGGGTCTGAGGGTCAGAGTGGATCCGCACCACCGGCCCACCATCAATCTAACAGCCAGGTACAACAGCAGAACTCTGCCAGCCTTCATCAGCAAACGCATGTGTCTCAGGGATCTAGCCAGTCCCATCACGGGTCCTCTTCACGATCTCTTCATCAAGTGAACAGTTTAAATTCTAGCGGAGTTCTCGGAACTCACGTGACAAATTCGGCCACTCAAAATTCTCTGAATAACCACGGACTGACCGCGGCCAGTCTGGGCTACACGGCCGTCAGTGTCAATGGCTCCGGCATGGCATCTTCACCATACTTACTCAACGGAAGAACATGGTAA